The following are encoded together in the Ezakiella massiliensis genome:
- the truA gene encoding tRNA pseudouridine(38-40) synthase TruA: MRVALLIDYDGTNYNGWQRQKNGIGIQEIIENALKEITGEEINLRAAGRTDAGVHAKGQVADFYTQSSIPGDKFLYPLNNILPDDIRIMASAQVADDFSARFDALEKHYQYRIYLGQVLPATEGRNAALYDRKINLELMQAAGEIMEGEHDFKAFEGPYAQMPTSVRRVNKVDVNVEGNFLIFDIYGEAFLKNMIRIMVGTILKINEGRLSLEGLMGLFQRPDRQKAGVTMPAKGLTMISILYNNLEFRV, from the coding sequence ATGAGAGTTGCGCTTCTTATCGATTACGACGGGACAAATTATAACGGCTGGCAGAGGCAAAAAAATGGCATAGGCATTCAGGAGATAATTGAAAATGCCCTGAAGGAAATCACAGGCGAAGAAATTAATTTGCGTGCGGCTGGACGAACAGATGCAGGAGTCCACGCCAAGGGACAGGTGGCAGACTTTTATACACAATCAAGTATACCTGGTGACAAGTTTCTCTATCCACTTAACAATATTTTGCCAGATGATATCAGGATAATGGCCTCCGCCCAAGTCGCTGACGATTTTTCCGCTCGCTTTGACGCCTTGGAGAAGCACTATCAATACAGGATTTATCTGGGCCAAGTTTTGCCGGCGACAGAAGGCCGAAATGCGGCTCTATATGACCGCAAAATCAATTTAGAACTCATGCAGGCAGCTGGCGAAATAATGGAAGGCGAGCACGATTTTAAGGCCTTTGAAGGACCTTATGCGCAAATGCCAACCTCCGTCCGTAGAGTCAACAAGGTCGACGTAAATGTGGAAGGAAATTTTTTAATCTTCGATATCTACGGAGAGGCCTTTTTAAAAAATATGATCCGCATAATGGTCGGGACAATTTTAAAAATCAACGAAGGCAGGCTGAGTTTGGAAGGTTTAATGGGGCTTTTTCAAAGGCCGGATAGGCAGAAGGCGGGGGTGACGATGCCGGCGAAGGGGCTCACGATGATCTCAATATTGTACAACAATCTTGAATTTAGGGTCTAA
- a CDS encoding MATE family efflux transporter, with product MKRFFKFTLPSVFSMWVYALYTMVDGFFVANYVGEIEFAAVNIAMPVVTTFFAIGILLSIGTQAKVGYSLGAGDLKRANQIFSTAVLSLIIIGLSYIAIIFIFMEKIICLIGATEETYVYVKDYLSVILPFALFFMTTYQFEVMVKLDGFPMITAFSVFVAAVSNIVLDYLFIVKFDMGVYGAGLATGLAQLVSSGMMFSHFFNRKGRLKFVKSYDFKMLKKILPLGMGDAISEIAIGYTVFLFNRTILKMVGPEGLIIYAAISYISIFAQVAMTGVAQGLAPLFAVDYGRKDYKKILKSLSGGFAFVLSIALVFKVLIIFFGDSMVNLFLEEGTKLTQKTSQALSVYSYSYFFTGLNVIMITVFASLGRSKYAIWMSLLRTPISITILMLIYENFIGGPFIWSVLTCAEALTAIVSLYFIRHEIIRPLKVAQKKQIKKNV from the coding sequence ATGAAAAGATTTTTTAAGTTTACCCTGCCATCTGTTTTCTCCATGTGGGTTTACGCCCTCTACACTATGGTGGACGGATTTTTTGTTGCCAACTATGTTGGAGAAATTGAATTTGCAGCAGTAAACATTGCCATGCCGGTGGTCACGACATTTTTTGCCATTGGCATCTTGCTTAGCATTGGCACCCAGGCAAAGGTTGGCTACAGTTTGGGAGCTGGAGATTTAAAGAGGGCCAATCAAATATTTTCCACGGCGGTTTTATCCCTAATAATAATTGGCCTTTCTTATATAGCCATCATTTTTATTTTTATGGAGAAAATTATTTGTCTAATTGGAGCAACCGAGGAGACTTATGTCTACGTCAAGGATTATCTATCCGTAATCTTGCCCTTTGCCTTGTTTTTTATGACTACTTACCAATTCGAGGTCATGGTCAAACTCGATGGCTTTCCAATGATAACGGCTTTTTCCGTTTTTGTGGCGGCCGTTTCCAATATTGTTTTGGATTATTTATTTATTGTAAAATTTGATATGGGCGTTTACGGGGCAGGACTAGCAACGGGCCTTGCCCAGCTTGTAAGCTCTGGAATGATGTTTTCGCATTTCTTTAACCGCAAGGGCAGGCTCAAATTTGTCAAGTCCTATGATTTTAAAATGCTAAAGAAAATCCTGCCCTTGGGTATGGGTGATGCCATCAGCGAGATTGCCATTGGCTACACGGTATTTTTATTTAACAGGACGATTTTAAAAATGGTTGGCCCAGAAGGCCTTATAATTTATGCGGCCATCTCCTATATATCTATCTTTGCCCAGGTTGCAATGACGGGCGTAGCCCAGGGTTTGGCTCCGCTTTTTGCAGTCGACTATGGGCGCAAAGACTACAAAAAAATATTGAAGTCCCTGTCGGGAGGCTTTGCCTTTGTTTTATCAATCGCCCTGGTCTTTAAGGTCCTAATAATATTTTTTGGAGACTCCATGGTAAATTTATTTTTGGAAGAGGGGACCAAACTCACCCAAAAAACATCCCAGGCCCTGTCGGTCTATTCTTATTCGTATTTTTTTACCGGACTCAATGTAATTATGATTACTGTTTTTGCCAGCCTTGGCAGGTCCAAGTACGCCATTTGGATGTCGCTTTTGCGGACGCCGATTTCAATTACAATTTTGATGCTTATATACGAAAACTTTATAGGAGGGCCCTTTATATGGTCGGTCCTCACATGTGCGGAGGCTTTGACGGCAATTGTATCCCTTTATTTTATCAGGCACGAAATAATAAGGCCTTTAAAAGTTGCCCAAAAAAAACAAATTAAGAAAAATGTTTAG
- a CDS encoding LTA synthase family protein, producing MQYFLLLTFKLIVFMILTEVSYAPWLAFAIDMVFVSLLSFLFFRKEKWAKRTSSAIYWLITAILVVDTAYYFYFGRLPVAKELSHAGNVGDVTDALGLVLKPALLLYFVDLPINLFKWISKNKKSIKRFFVNFGRVIKRTYLDFIGNTKRIFRSFNIKNPNRDLTSGYRFLTVCLAIFIILIFVGAPFMKGSSHQSLFAYHTMDLAGAIEEKPMDITESDITDVIETESHDNELTGVGEGKNLIIIQVESLNNFVINRKYKDQEVTPNLNALVNSPGSIYASDYYEVLGAGNTSDAEFVSLHSMYPSMKNPSYEVYLDTYLYGLPKILKDHGYNPLALHGYRRDFWIRDRAYPHIGFEKFYAEDNYELDEVIGMGLGDKSFLRQSISKIENEKSPFFAFLVTLTSHVPYDMPVEEQKLTMDEEDSKNIFGKYLQAVHYTDAAIGEFIEGLKAKGLYDNSIIAIYGDHHGFTGMDKEANARIEEFTGLDFDFDTLLNIPLIIHVGGQDFKYQVDGVRSQIDLAPTLLNLMGIDYSKYIFMGQDIMSENHYATLFPQAYMLKGSFINDDYIFNMKRDGIFENGKLKNRHTREFEDVSAAKSLHQEGIRRINMSKTILENDLIKQMMSGENLDHIESDKQKLKNAIEVKDSYQLLRAYEAGFDTFKINLYKTEDDYYVSREDAGNFKLNEIGGNVISLGDIVSRYTDLNFIVKVENIPEFANRVRQIPGLQKNIIIEVDNLEDYGKISAKQNGYKIMFTQGDIEPNKLISMSELNSDLIFYNNPYPELEQITYFPFSQQVSHQNVIFTYDQADIKKVRDFDVNYEINILDIIKRKSPYTLEELLKREDKTPIMVDFEYDIFDGKAFVSGIFKEDGSKFTLSDLDELLKANKNLNIAIGSSINLYEIYSSVAASHTDLTRIIPTTDQAWALMHPAKLGYKDSAYIGDGSVESFEIIKLYKSSKANIIEK from the coding sequence ATGCAGTACTTTTTATTGTTAACTTTTAAATTAATAGTTTTTATGATTTTAACTGAGGTCAGCTACGCTCCATGGCTTGCTTTTGCAATTGACATGGTCTTTGTTAGCTTGCTCTCATTTTTATTTTTTAGGAAAGAAAAATGGGCCAAACGGACCAGCTCCGCTATTTATTGGCTTATCACCGCCATTCTCGTGGTGGATACAGCCTATTACTTTTACTTCGGCAGGCTGCCAGTTGCCAAAGAACTTTCACACGCAGGCAATGTGGGCGACGTTACAGATGCCCTTGGTCTTGTTTTAAAGCCGGCTCTGCTCTTGTACTTTGTAGACCTGCCCATCAATCTTTTTAAATGGATATCTAAAAACAAAAAATCCATCAAGAGATTTTTTGTAAATTTTGGCAGAGTCATCAAAAGGACTTATCTTGATTTTATTGGCAACACCAAGAGGATTTTCAGATCTTTTAATATAAAAAATCCTAACAGGGACTTAACAAGCGGCTACAGATTTTTAACCGTTTGTCTGGCAATATTTATTATATTGATTTTTGTGGGTGCTCCCTTTATGAAGGGGTCCTCCCACCAATCGCTCTTTGCCTACCACACTATGGACCTAGCAGGTGCCATTGAAGAAAAGCCAATGGATATTACTGAGTCAGATATTACAGATGTTATAGAAACAGAATCCCACGATAACGAACTCACAGGTGTGGGTGAGGGGAAAAATTTAATTATTATTCAAGTTGAATCTTTAAACAATTTTGTTATTAATAGAAAATACAAAGACCAGGAGGTCACTCCAAACTTAAACGCTCTGGTAAATAGTCCAGGGTCTATATACGCCAGCGACTACTATGAAGTCCTGGGTGCAGGCAACACATCTGATGCTGAGTTTGTAAGCCTTCACTCCATGTATCCATCCATGAAAAATCCTTCCTACGAGGTTTATCTGGATACCTATCTATACGGTCTGCCAAAAATTTTAAAGGACCACGGCTACAATCCCCTTGCCCTCCACGGCTACAGGAGAGATTTTTGGATCAGAGACAGGGCCTATCCCCACATTGGCTTTGAAAAATTTTACGCAGAGGACAATTATGAGCTTGATGAAGTTATCGGCATGGGCCTGGGCGACAAGTCATTTCTAAGGCAATCTATCTCAAAGATTGAAAACGAAAAGAGCCCCTTCTTTGCATTCTTGGTAACCCTTACCAGCCATGTGCCTTATGATATGCCAGTGGAAGAACAAAAGCTAACAATGGATGAAGAGGATTCAAAAAACATTTTTGGCAAATATCTTCAAGCCGTCCACTATACTGACGCGGCCATTGGAGAATTTATAGAAGGACTTAAAGCCAAGGGCCTATATGACAATTCTATTATTGCAATCTACGGTGACCACCATGGTTTTACAGGCATGGATAAGGAAGCTAACGCAAGAATTGAAGAGTTCACTGGTCTTGACTTTGACTTTGATACACTTTTAAATATTCCACTCATAATTCATGTGGGTGGCCAAGACTTTAAATACCAAGTTGACGGTGTCCGTAGCCAAATCGACCTGGCACCTACACTTTTAAATCTCATGGGCATCGACTATTCCAAATATATCTTTATGGGCCAAGACATCATGAGTGAAAACCACTATGCAACCCTCTTCCCCCAAGCCTATATGCTCAAGGGCTCATTTATAAATGATGATTACATCTTTAATATGAAAAGAGATGGAATCTTTGAAAACGGCAAGCTAAAAAACCGCCACACCAGAGAGTTCGAAGATGTATCTGCAGCCAAATCCCTTCACCAAGAAGGCATCAGGCGGATAAATATGTCGAAAACAATTCTGGAAAACGACCTAATCAAGCAAATGATGAGTGGAGAAAATCTTGACCACATCGAAAGCGACAAGCAAAAACTTAAAAACGCAATCGAAGTCAAAGACTCCTACCAACTTCTAAGAGCTTATGAAGCTGGCTTTGATACCTTCAAAATCAATCTATACAAAACAGAAGACGATTATTATGTAAGTCGCGAAGACGCAGGAAACTTCAAGCTAAATGAAATTGGAGGCAATGTCATAAGCCTGGGCGATATTGTAAGCAGGTACACAGACCTAAACTTTATTGTCAAAGTCGAGAACATTCCTGAGTTTGCAAACAGGGTTAGACAAATCCCTGGCCTGCAAAAAAATATTATTATAGAAGTGGACAATCTAGAAGACTACGGCAAGATTTCCGCCAAGCAAAACGGATACAAAATTATGTTTACACAAGGAGACATAGAGCCCAACAAACTCATAAGCATGAGCGAGCTGAACTCAGATCTAATCTTTTACAACAACCCTTATCCAGAGCTTGAGCAAATCACCTACTTCCCATTTAGCCAACAAGTCTCCCACCAAAATGTCATCTTCACCTACGACCAAGCAGACATTAAAAAGGTCAGAGACTTTGATGTTAACTACGAAATTAATATCTTAGATATAATAAAACGCAAGTCTCCATATACTTTGGAAGAGCTATTAAAACGCGAGGACAAAACCCCAATTATGGTCGATTTCGAATACGATATCTTTGATGGCAAGGCCTTTGTATCCGGCATTTTTAAAGAAGACGGATCCAAATTTACCCTGTCAGACCTGGACGAACTTCTAAAAGCCAATAAAAATCTCAATATAGCAATTGGTTCATCCATAAATCTCTATGAGATCTACAGCTCAGTTGCTGCATCTCATACAGATTTAACCAGGATAATCCCCACCACCGACCAAGCCTGGGCCCTCATGCACCCAGCCAAACTCGGCTACAAAGACTCAGCCTATATAGGCGACGGGTCTGTCGAATCCTTTGAGATCATCAAACTCTACAAGTCCTCAAAGGCAAATATAATCGAGAAATAA